CGTATTATCCCCGGGCATGACCATCTCAACTCCGTCCGGCAATGTCACCACACCGGTCACATCAGTGGTCCGGAAATAAAACTGCGGACGGTATCCGGAAAAAAACGGGGTATGACGACCACCCTCTTCCTTGTTCAATATATACACCTCAGCCTTGAAACGACGGTGAGGCTTGATGGACTTGGGCGCTGCCAGAACCTGACCACGCTCAACATCATCTCGCTTGATGCCGCGCAGTAGAACTCCTACGTTGTCGCCAGCCTGACCCTGGTCCAGTACCTTGCGAAACATCTCCACACCAGTGCAGACAGTCTTGCGGGTCTCGTTTATGCCCACTATCTCCACCTCGTCGCCAACCTTGATGATGCCGCGCTCAACACGGCCGGTGACAACTGTACCCCGGCCGGATATGGAAAACACGTCCTCTATGGGCATAAGATAAGGCTTGTCAATGTCTCGCTGCGGCTCAGGAATGAAATCATCGCAGGCCTGCACTATCTCCCAGATGCTCTTGGCATCCTCGGATTCAGAGTCCTCAGTCTCCAGGGCCTTCAGGGCACTGCCGCGCACAACGGGAACATCGTCTCCGGGAAAATCATACTTGCTTAAAAGCTCGCGAACCTCCAGCTCCACCAGCTCCAGAAGCTCGGGATCATCAACCAGATCCACCTTGTTCAGGTA
Above is a window of Desulfonatronospira thiodismutans ASO3-1 DNA encoding:
- the tuf gene encoding elongation factor Tu, producing MGKSKFDRKKPHVNIGTIGHIDHGKTTLTAAITKVLSMKGSGQFVAFDQIDKAPEEKERGITIATAHVEYETPNRHYAHVDCPGHADYIKNMITGAAQMDGAVLVVAATDGPMPQTREHILLARQVGVPSLVVYLNKVDLVDDPELLELVELEVRELLSKYDFPGDDVPVVRGSALKALETEDSESEDAKSIWEIVQACDDFIPEPQRDIDKPYLMPIEDVFSISGRGTVVTGRVERGIIKVGDEVEIVGINETRKTVCTGVEMFRKVLDQGQAGDNVGVLLRGIKRDDVERGQVLAAPKSIKPHRRFKAEVYILNKEEGGRHTPFFSGYRPQFYFRTTDVTGVVTLPDGVEMVMPGDNTTFDVELIVPIAMDPGLRFAIREGGRTVGAGVVSEIVE